The following are encoded together in the Oncorhynchus gorbuscha isolate QuinsamMale2020 ecotype Even-year linkage group LG03, OgorEven_v1.0, whole genome shotgun sequence genome:
- the LOC124031555 gene encoding protein ABHD14B-like has product MCAAKMTEGSLHVESCKAPMFYRQAEPATGEVHLSVLLLHGIRFSSENWLNIGTLETLAKAGCRAVAIDLPGFGQSKSAVAPSAVGELAPGGFLKQVCEALGMGPVVVVSPSLSGMYSLPFLFQHEALVRAYIPVAPICTEKFTAEQYSSIQTPSLIVYGDQDAQLGEVSLNNLRSLANHKVAVMKGAGHPCYLDDPATWHRALTDFLNTL; this is encoded by the exons ATGTGTGCTGCTAAAATGACAGAAGGGAGCTTGCATGTGGAATCCTGCAAGGCCCCTATGTTTTACAGACAAGCTGAACCGGCCACAGGTGAAGTACATCTGTCTGTCCTGCTTCTGCACGGCATCCGTTTCTCATCTGAGAACTGGCTCAATATAGGAACATTGGAGACATTGGCCAAAGCTGGCTGTCGTGCAGTGGCCATCGACCTACCAG GTTTTGGCCAATCTAAGTCAGCAGTAGCCCCCTCTGCTGTAGGAGAGCTGGCCCCTGGTGGGTTCCTGAAGCAGGTGTGTGAGGCACTGGGGATGGGGCCAGTGGTGGTGGTCAGTCCCTCCCTGAGTGGCATGTACTCCCTGCCCTTCCTCTTCCAGCACGAGGCTCTGGTCCGGGCTTACATCCCGGTGGCTCCCATCTGCACTGAGAAATTCACAGCAGAGCAGTACAGCagcatacag ACTCCATCTTTGATTGTCTATGGAGACCAGGATGCTCAGCTTGGAGAGGTTTCTCTGAACAACCTGAGGAGCCTGGCTAATCACAAGGTTGCGGTGATGAAAGGAGCAGGACATCCGTGCTACCTGGACGACCCGGCCACGTGGCACAGAGCTCTCACTGACTTTCTCAATACGTTGTGA